The following are encoded together in the Alphaproteobacteria bacterium genome:
- the infC gene encoding translation initiation factor IF-3 gives MQQSAPTRDGPRVNREIRAQRVRLINELGEMVGVLDVREAEEMAMEAGLDLIEISPNADPPVCKIGDYGKYKYEAQKKANEARKKQKVIEVKEIKLRPGIDDHDYDVKMRQMRSFLEEGDKVKVTLRFRGREMAHQDLGVKVLERVRDELADLSKIETYPRLEGRQMVMVLTTK, from the coding sequence ATGCAGCAATCCGCGCCGACCCGCGACGGGCCGCGCGTGAATCGAGAGATCCGGGCCCAGCGGGTCCGCCTGATCAACGAACTCGGCGAGATGGTGGGCGTCCTCGACGTCCGCGAGGCCGAGGAGATGGCGATGGAAGCCGGTCTCGACCTGATCGAGATCTCGCCCAACGCCGATCCGCCGGTGTGCAAGATCGGCGATTACGGCAAGTACAAGTACGAGGCGCAGAAGAAGGCCAACGAGGCGCGCAAGAAGCAGAAGGTGATCGAGGTCAAGGAGATCAAGCTCCGCCCCGGCATCGATGACCACGACTACGACGTCAAGATGCGCCAGATGCGCTCGTTCCTTGAGGAAGGCGACAAGGTCAAGGTCACGCTGCGATTCCGCGGCCGCGAGATGGCGCACCAGGATCTCGGGGTGAAGGTGCTCGAGCGCGTACGCGACGAGCTCGCCGACCTGTCCAAGATCGAGACCTATCCCCGGCTCGAGGGCCGGCAGATGGTGATGGTGCTGACCACCAAGTAA
- a CDS encoding organic hydroperoxide resistance protein: protein MSVKVLYRTSATATGGRDGQAATESGSFAVKLATPKELGGAGGPGNNPEELFAAGYAACFIGAMKAVAGGKVPADAKVTASVGIGPRSEGGFGLDIDLAVSLPGLPADEAQALVEKAHRVCPYSNATRNNVDVRLKIV, encoded by the coding sequence ATGTCCGTGAAGGTTCTGTACCGCACTTCCGCCACCGCCACCGGCGGTCGAGATGGCCAAGCCGCTACCGAAAGCGGCAGCTTTGCCGTCAAGCTGGCCACGCCCAAGGAACTGGGCGGCGCGGGTGGCCCTGGCAACAACCCGGAGGAACTTTTCGCCGCCGGCTATGCCGCCTGCTTCATCGGCGCCATGAAGGCCGTCGCCGGCGGCAAGGTGCCGGCGGATGCGAAGGTCACCGCGTCGGTCGGCATCGGCCCGCGCTCGGAGGGCGGCTTCGGTCTCGACATCGATCTGGCGGTGTCGCTGCCCGGCCTGCCGGCGGATGAGGCGCAGGCGCTGGTCGAGAAGGCCCATCGGGTGTGCCCGTACTCGAACGCGACCCGCAACAATGTCGATGTGCGGCTGAAGATCGTCTGA
- a CDS encoding MarR family transcriptional regulator, with translation MTKMSALSLSNQMCFAVYSTAHALNRVYKPLLEPLGLTYPQYLVMLVLWEADGLSVKEIGQRLRLDSGTLTPLLKRLQAAGLVRRERDTSDERQVRIGLTVKGEALRKKAEAVPHGLLGATGCTLEEVQALKAELERLRERLDEAEATSTRG, from the coding sequence ATGACCAAGATGTCCGCCCTCAGCCTGTCCAACCAGATGTGCTTCGCGGTCTATTCCACGGCGCATGCGCTGAACCGCGTCTACAAGCCCCTGCTCGAGCCGCTGGGCCTGACTTATCCGCAGTACCTGGTGATGCTGGTGCTGTGGGAGGCCGATGGGCTTTCGGTGAAGGAGATCGGCCAGCGCCTGCGCCTCGACTCGGGCACGCTGACGCCGCTTCTCAAGCGGCTGCAGGCGGCCGGCTTGGTGCGCCGCGAGCGCGACACCAGCGACGAGCGCCAGGTCCGCATCGGCCTGACCGTCAAGGGCGAAGCGCTGCGCAAGAAGGCCGAGGCGGTGCCGCACGGCCTGCTCGGCGCCACGGGCTGCACGCTGGAGGAGGTGCAGGCATTAAAGGCGGAGCTGGAGCGGCTACGCGAGCGGCTCGATGAGGCGGAAGCCACCAGCACTCGGGGATGA
- the rpmI gene encoding 50S ribosomal protein L35: MPKMKTKSAAKKRFSLTATGKVKIPVAGKRHGMRKRSNRFLRQASGTVIAFEGDARKIKRNFLPNG, translated from the coding sequence ATGCCCAAAATGAAGACGAAGAGCGCTGCCAAGAAGCGCTTCTCGCTGACGGCCACCGGGAAGGTGAAGATTCCCGTCGCCGGCAAGCGTCACGGCATGCGCAAGCGGTCCAACCGCTTCCTGCGCCAGGCCAGCGGCACGGTGATCGCTTTCGAAGGCGACGCGCGCAAGATCAAGCGCAACTTCCTGCCCAACGGCTGA
- the rplT gene encoding 50S ribosomal protein L20 — translation MARVKRGVTARAAHKKVLDLAKGYRGRSKNVFRAAVEKVEKGLQYAYRDRRAKKRNFRALWIQRLNAAVREHGMTYSQFIHGAQKAGIELDRKVMSDIAAREPEAFKALVEQARAAL, via the coding sequence ATGGCACGCGTCAAACGGGGCGTTACCGCCCGCGCCGCCCACAAGAAGGTTCTCGATCTCGCCAAGGGCTATCGGGGCCGCTCCAAGAACGTCTTCCGCGCCGCCGTCGAGAAGGTCGAGAAGGGCCTTCAGTACGCCTACCGCGACCGCCGCGCCAAGAAGCGGAACTTCCGCGCGCTGTGGATCCAGCGCCTGAACGCCGCGGTGCGCGAGCACGGCATGACCTACTCGCAGTTCATCCACGGCGCGCAGAAGGCCGGCATCGAGCTCGACCGCAAGGTGATGTCCGACATCGCCGCGCGCGAACCCGAGGCTTTTAAGGCCCTGGTCGAACAAGCCCGGGCCGCGCTCTGA